The following are encoded in a window of Haloarcula halophila genomic DNA:
- a CDS encoding metal-dependent transcriptional regulator: MTQAPQYLLALYIAQHRDEPPISSGTVAEMLGRSGATTSETFQRLAGHGLVTYEPYEGATLTEDGWERAAELHETYVTLSWFFRDALDLEEHELKAMRLANDVSTVVSEQLAATLLQDELDDRAGE, encoded by the coding sequence ATGACACAGGCACCGCAGTATCTGCTCGCGCTCTACATCGCCCAACACCGGGACGAACCGCCGATCTCGTCGGGAACCGTCGCGGAGATGCTCGGTCGATCAGGAGCGACAACCTCGGAGACGTTCCAGCGGTTGGCCGGACATGGTCTCGTCACCTACGAGCCCTACGAGGGCGCGACGCTCACCGAGGACGGATGGGAACGGGCCGCAGAGCTTCACGAGACGTACGTGACGCTGTCGTGGTTCTTCCGTGACGCGCTAGACCTGGAAGAGCACGAACTGAAAGCGATGCGACTCGCCAACGATGTCAGCACGGTCGTCAGCGAGCAGTTGGCGGCGACACTCCTCCAGGACGAACTCGACGACCGAGCGGGCGAGTAG
- a CDS encoding ABC transporter ATP-binding protein, with product MTAIELDGVRKEFGSVTALNGVDLTVEEGEIFGFLGPNGAGKSTAINVLLDFIRPTDGSATVLGRDAHEESKRIRDRTGVLPEGFDVYGRLTGRQHLKFVIESKDADADPDTLAERVGIPDAIDRKAGGYSKGMQQRLVLAMALVGEPELLILDEPTSGLDPNGARLMREIIREENERGATVFFSSHILGQVDAVCDTVGILQDGELIAKDTIEGLREAAAGDTTLEVTFGDGADIDEAVTIIEDAGIGTGVAGAGNGIRVTCDASEKMTVLNTLEEAGFAVDNFDTEEASLDDVFAAYTSREEVEA from the coding sequence ATGACAGCGATAGAACTGGACGGGGTCCGAAAGGAGTTCGGCTCCGTAACAGCCCTGAACGGGGTCGACCTCACCGTCGAGGAAGGGGAGATCTTCGGCTTCCTCGGTCCCAACGGCGCGGGGAAATCGACCGCGATCAACGTCCTCCTCGATTTCATCCGTCCGACCGACGGATCGGCGACGGTCCTCGGTCGGGACGCCCACGAGGAGTCCAAACGGATCCGTGACCGGACCGGTGTCCTCCCGGAGGGGTTCGACGTCTACGGCCGGCTCACCGGCCGGCAACACCTGAAGTTCGTGATCGAATCGAAAGACGCCGACGCCGACCCGGACACGCTGGCCGAACGGGTCGGCATCCCGGACGCCATCGACCGCAAGGCCGGCGGCTACTCCAAGGGGATGCAACAGCGACTCGTCCTGGCGATGGCACTGGTCGGCGAACCCGAACTGCTCATCCTCGACGAGCCGACCAGCGGGCTCGACCCCAACGGCGCGCGGCTGATGCGCGAGATCATCCGCGAGGAGAACGAGCGGGGCGCGACCGTCTTCTTCTCCAGTCACATCCTCGGCCAGGTCGACGCCGTCTGTGACACCGTCGGGATTCTCCAGGACGGCGAACTCATCGCGAAAGACACTATCGAGGGCCTGCGGGAGGCCGCTGCCGGCGACACGACCCTGGAAGTCACGTTCGGTGACGGCGCCGACATCGACGAGGCGGTCACGATCATCGAGGACGCCGGCATCGGAACCGGCGTCGCCGGGGCCGGAAACGGGATCAGAGTCACCTGTGACGCCAGCGAGAAGATGACGGTCCTGAATACCCTCGAAGAGGCAGGCTTCGCGGTCGACAACTTCGACACCGAGGAGGCGTCGCTGGACGACGTGTTCGCGGCCTACACCAGTCGGGAGGAGGTCGAGGCATGA
- the ligA gene encoding NAD-dependent DNA ligase LigA: MAAVSEDDLADNPYVEDPPTEFDPVGDLDEDSAREQAEQLREAIRYHDHRYYVETDPVIGDRTYDALFSRLQDLEGAFDLDTAGSPTQRVGGEPLTELGEVEHVAPMRSIDQSGEAEAVREFDRRVRDRLAESGYDGEVRYFCEPKFDGLSVEIVYEDGRYQRAATRGDGEVGEDVTENVRTIASVPQRLRGDYPDRLVVRGEVYIPRDAFTAFNRERVEAGEDPFANPRNAAAGTLRQLDPSVTARRPLSIFFFGVLDASVDFPSHSDLHERLPEWGLRVCDRLRVVDDIEAAIDYRDDQLAARDDLDYEIDGVVLKVDDIGACDRLGTTARAPRWAFAYKFPARKEETTLRDVVVQVGRTGRLTPVALLDPVEVGGVTVSRASLHNPSLVAELGVGVGDRVRIKRAGDVIPEVVEVVESAGDGHFEFPETCPVCDSVVERDGPMAFCTGGLSCPAQRERAVEHYASRDALDIEGLGEKAVAQLLDAGLVSDPADLYDLSVEALADLEGWGETSARNLVEAVEGTREPALADFLVALGIPEVGGVTARNLATEFGSFEAIHEAADEGDREAFEAVPDVGPVVADAIVEFFQGAGNRDVLDRLLDHVDPQDAEATGGEALEGLTFVFTGSLDGYTRSDAQELVERHGGSATSSVSGNTDYLVLGSNPGQRKREDAADNDVDELDEAAFEALLDARGVL, from the coding sequence ATGGCAGCCGTCTCCGAGGACGACCTGGCGGACAACCCCTACGTCGAGGACCCCCCGACGGAGTTCGATCCGGTCGGGGACCTCGACGAGGACAGCGCCCGCGAGCAGGCCGAGCAGTTGCGCGAGGCGATCCGGTACCACGACCACCGCTACTACGTCGAGACCGACCCGGTGATCGGCGACCGGACTTACGACGCCCTGTTTTCTCGGTTACAGGACCTCGAAGGGGCCTTCGACCTCGACACGGCGGGCAGTCCGACACAGCGGGTCGGCGGCGAACCGCTGACGGAACTCGGCGAGGTCGAACACGTCGCACCCATGCGCTCGATCGACCAGAGCGGCGAGGCCGAGGCGGTCCGGGAGTTCGACCGGCGAGTACGGGACCGGCTCGCGGAGAGCGGCTACGACGGCGAGGTCCGGTACTTCTGTGAACCGAAGTTCGACGGGCTCTCCGTCGAAATCGTCTACGAGGACGGCCGGTACCAGCGTGCGGCGACCCGGGGCGACGGCGAGGTCGGCGAGGACGTCACCGAGAACGTCCGGACCATCGCCAGCGTCCCCCAGCGACTCCGGGGGGACTACCCCGACCGTCTGGTCGTCCGGGGTGAGGTGTATATCCCCCGGGACGCGTTCACCGCGTTCAACCGGGAGCGCGTCGAGGCCGGCGAAGACCCCTTCGCGAACCCGCGCAACGCCGCCGCCGGGACCCTCCGGCAACTCGACCCGAGCGTGACCGCCCGGCGCCCGCTCTCGATCTTCTTTTTCGGCGTGCTCGATGCGTCGGTCGACTTCCCGAGCCACAGCGACCTCCACGAGCGACTGCCCGAGTGGGGGCTGCGGGTCTGTGACCGGCTCCGGGTCGTCGACGACATCGAGGCGGCGATCGACTACCGGGACGACCAACTGGCCGCCCGTGACGACTTAGACTACGAGATCGACGGCGTCGTGCTCAAGGTCGACGATATCGGAGCCTGCGACCGACTCGGGACCACCGCCCGCGCCCCCCGCTGGGCGTTCGCCTACAAGTTCCCCGCCCGCAAGGAGGAGACGACGCTCAGGGACGTCGTCGTCCAGGTCGGCCGCACCGGCCGGCTCACACCGGTCGCGCTGCTGGACCCCGTCGAGGTCGGCGGGGTCACCGTCTCGCGGGCCTCGCTGCACAACCCCTCGCTGGTCGCGGAACTCGGCGTCGGCGTCGGCGACCGCGTCCGGATCAAGCGCGCCGGCGACGTGATCCCGGAGGTCGTCGAGGTCGTCGAGTCCGCCGGCGACGGCCACTTCGAGTTCCCGGAGACCTGCCCCGTCTGTGATAGCGTCGTCGAGCGGGACGGCCCGATGGCGTTCTGCACCGGCGGGCTCTCCTGTCCCGCCCAGCGTGAACGTGCCGTCGAACACTACGCCAGCCGCGACGCGCTTGACATCGAGGGACTGGGCGAGAAGGCCGTCGCGCAACTGCTCGACGCGGGACTCGTCTCCGACCCTGCCGACCTCTACGACCTCTCGGTCGAAGCACTGGCCGACCTGGAGGGGTGGGGCGAGACCAGCGCCCGGAACCTCGTCGAGGCCGTCGAGGGGACACGGGAGCCCGCACTGGCGGACTTTCTCGTCGCGCTCGGTATCCCCGAGGTCGGCGGCGTCACGGCCCGCAACCTCGCGACGGAGTTCGGCAGTTTCGAGGCCATCCACGAGGCGGCCGACGAGGGCGACCGCGAGGCCTTCGAGGCGGTCCCCGACGTCGGTCCGGTCGTCGCCGACGCTATCGTCGAGTTCTTCCAGGGAGCGGGCAACCGCGACGTGCTGGACCGACTCCTCGATCACGTCGACCCGCAGGACGCCGAGGCGACCGGCGGCGAGGCACTCGAGGGACTCACGTTCGTGTTCACGGGCTCGCTGGACGGCTACACCCGGAGCGACGCCCAGGAACTCGTCGAGCGCCACGGCGGCTCGGCGACCAGCAGCGTCTCCGGGAACACGGACTACCTCGTCCTCGGGTCGAATCCCGGCCAGCGAAAACGCGAGGATGCGGCCGACAACGACGTGGACGAACTGGACGAAGCGGCCTTCGAGGCGCTGCTGGACGCCCGCGGTGTCCTATAG
- a CDS encoding bacteriorhodopsin — MISETTVYGSAAAVSAIATVAFLVWIRRVPARKRPYCYPVVGVVGLSAVLTALVALDGFYIAGTGQTLPGVIDDFVAYTVLWVAAAAIAGESRRMLALLAVIPMVQVVAFNVAAVVGGLVGLVGLALLVVGQVLIAYLFLGPIWERTDSLPDGQRLLHWKSRNLLLFLIGMLVVFALLSVGQIFDTFVTAVLSEYMGLLIRVGFAGFLLANVDAIDPAAIELFGSSADRPAAEPTGSGAD, encoded by the coding sequence ATGATTAGCGAAACGACGGTCTACGGATCAGCCGCCGCCGTCAGTGCGATCGCGACGGTCGCCTTTCTCGTCTGGATCCGCCGGGTCCCGGCTCGAAAGCGTCCGTACTGCTATCCGGTCGTCGGTGTCGTCGGCCTCTCGGCAGTCCTAACCGCACTGGTGGCGCTGGATGGGTTCTACATCGCCGGAACGGGACAGACGCTCCCCGGTGTGATCGACGACTTCGTCGCCTACACCGTGTTGTGGGTCGCTGCCGCCGCCATCGCCGGCGAATCCCGCCGAATGCTTGCGCTCCTCGCAGTGATCCCGATGGTCCAGGTCGTTGCGTTCAACGTCGCGGCGGTCGTCGGCGGTCTCGTCGGCCTCGTCGGGTTGGCTCTCCTCGTGGTCGGGCAGGTCCTGATCGCGTACCTCTTTCTGGGTCCGATCTGGGAACGGACCGACTCGCTGCCCGACGGACAGCGCCTCCTCCACTGGAAGTCCCGGAACCTCCTGTTGTTCCTCATCGGGATGCTCGTGGTCTTTGCGCTCCTGTCGGTCGGTCAGATATTCGACACCTTCGTCACCGCCGTCCTCAGTGAGTATATGGGGCTGTTGATCAGGGTCGGGTTCGCCGGCTTCCTGCTCGCCAACGTCGACGCGATCGATCCGGCGGCGATCGAACTGTTCGGTTCGTCCGCCGATCGGCCTGCGGCCGAGCCCACCGGGAGCGGCGCCGACTGA
- a CDS encoding ABC transporter permease subunit: MSDRQADSAGQFALNLLSGADDKLHGLDWYPIVKKEFADTVRTRALLLLTGLFLTLFVLPLAITLYTGLGGDAAAAVTALVQGLAVRLLSVIVPISAIALTYAAISGERQRGSLKILLSLPYTRRDVVVGKLFGRFFALAAPLVGTLLLQVLVVLPEAESGFQARTVVVLIGLTLLLALSFVGFTLGASAATSTTRRSLITAGGVWVYLFALWNSVSSGVGGLLRDRTGLDEELTLKIELFVKLLNPTQAYQTLLQSLGSADVTVAQARASMFGSIFGGQSSLIRQQAAAQTLSESVPWYLSDPVAVVVLLGWCVVPVVIGYGLFARADL, translated from the coding sequence ATGAGCGACCGCCAGGCCGACAGCGCCGGGCAGTTCGCGCTGAACCTCCTCTCGGGTGCCGACGACAAACTCCATGGCCTCGACTGGTACCCCATCGTCAAAAAGGAGTTTGCGGACACGGTCCGGACGCGTGCCCTCCTCCTGTTGACCGGGCTGTTCCTGACCCTTTTCGTCCTCCCGCTGGCCATTACGCTGTACACCGGCCTGGGCGGTGATGCGGCGGCAGCGGTGACCGCGCTGGTCCAGGGACTGGCCGTCCGACTGCTGTCGGTCATCGTTCCGATCTCGGCGATCGCGTTGACCTACGCCGCGATCTCGGGCGAACGGCAGCGGGGATCGCTGAAGATCCTCCTCTCGCTGCCCTACACTCGGCGGGATGTCGTCGTCGGGAAGCTGTTCGGACGGTTCTTCGCGCTCGCCGCACCGCTGGTCGGGACGCTGCTCCTCCAGGTGCTCGTCGTCCTGCCGGAGGCCGAATCCGGTTTCCAGGCACGGACTGTCGTCGTCCTGATCGGTCTGACGCTGCTGCTCGCGCTGTCGTTCGTCGGCTTCACGCTCGGCGCCTCGGCCGCGACGTCGACGACCCGGCGGTCGCTCATCACCGCCGGTGGGGTCTGGGTCTACCTCTTCGCGCTGTGGAACTCCGTCTCCAGCGGGGTCGGCGGGTTGCTGCGTGACCGGACCGGGCTCGACGAGGAGCTGACGCTGAAGATCGAACTGTTCGTCAAACTGTTGAACCCGACACAGGCCTACCAGACGCTGCTCCAGTCGCTCGGGAGCGCCGACGTGACCGTCGCACAGGCCAGGGCGTCGATGTTCGGGAGTATCTTCGGTGGCCAGTCCAGCCTCATCCGCCAGCAGGCTGCCGCACAGACGCTCTCGGAGTCCGTGCCGTGGTACCTCTCGGACCCCGTCGCGGTCGTCGTCCTGCTGGGCTGGTGTGTGGTCCCGGTCGTGATCGGCTACGGCCTGTTCGCCCGCGCAGATCTATAG
- a CDS encoding pyridoxal-phosphate-dependent aminotransferase family protein, with amino-acid sequence MVTQREKQEYTDDYPEKTLYLPGPTEVREDVIEAMAQPMFGHRMDRMTDLYTTIVEDTKEFLGTDNEVIILTASGTEFWEATTLNLVEDDMLVATSGAFSERQANVADRLGKNVDRVEYAWGQAVKPADIRDALEASEDGYDAVGVVMNETSTGVRNPVEEIGDLMADYPDTYFVVDAISCLGGDRIDIEAHNIDALFTSTQKAFAMPPGLAVCTVSDAAYERELEKESASWYGGFQRTLDYYDRKGQTHSTPAIPIMLAYRKQMKHMLDEGHDARDQRHREMAEYTREWAREHFGLFPEEGYESQTVTCIENTRGIDVAETVEAVSEEYDMVFSSGYGDLSEESFRIGHMGEHTVESITELTDAIEDVADL; translated from the coding sequence ATGGTCACACAGCGAGAGAAACAGGAGTACACGGACGACTATCCCGAAAAGACACTGTACCTCCCCGGCCCGACCGAGGTCCGCGAGGACGTGATCGAGGCGATGGCCCAGCCGATGTTCGGCCACCGGATGGACCGGATGACCGACCTCTACACCACGATCGTCGAGGACACCAAGGAGTTCCTGGGCACCGACAACGAGGTCATCATCCTCACCGCCTCGGGAACGGAGTTCTGGGAGGCGACGACGCTGAACCTCGTCGAGGACGACATGCTCGTGGCGACCTCGGGCGCGTTCAGCGAGCGCCAGGCCAACGTCGCCGACCGCCTCGGAAAGAACGTCGATCGGGTCGAGTACGCCTGGGGCCAGGCGGTCAAGCCCGCGGACATCCGGGACGCCCTCGAAGCGAGCGAGGACGGCTACGACGCCGTCGGTGTCGTCATGAACGAGACCTCCACGGGCGTGCGCAACCCCGTCGAAGAGATCGGCGACCTCATGGCCGACTACCCGGACACCTACTTCGTCGTCGACGCCATCTCCTGTCTGGGCGGCGACCGGATCGACATCGAGGCCCACAACATCGACGCGCTGTTTACCTCTACGCAGAAAGCGTTCGCGATGCCGCCGGGGCTGGCCGTCTGTACCGTCAGCGACGCCGCCTACGAGCGGGAACTGGAGAAGGAGTCCGCGTCGTGGTACGGCGGCTTCCAGCGCACGCTCGACTACTACGACCGGAAGGGCCAGACCCACTCGACGCCGGCGATCCCGATCATGCTGGCCTACCGCAAGCAGATGAAACACATGCTCGACGAGGGTCACGACGCCCGCGACCAGCGCCACCGCGAGATGGCCGAGTACACCCGCGAGTGGGCCCGCGAGCACTTCGGCCTCTTCCCCGAGGAGGGGTACGAGTCCCAGACTGTGACCTGCATCGAGAACACCCGAGGTATCGACGTGGCAGAGACCGTCGAGGCCGTCTCCGAGGAGTACGACATGGTCTTCTCCAGTGGGTACGGCGACCTCAGCGAGGAGTCGTTCCGCATCGGGCACATGGGCGAACACACCGTCGAGTCGATCACGGAACTCACCGACGCTATCGAGGACGTCGCGGATCTGTAA
- a CDS encoding methyl-accepting chemotaxis protein: protein MSTTRLSGQITAHYSRRIGAALLVTLAVTLAFGTLFAVHAANTGAGTASVAGTLFVVVLNIGLLGIVLGGNAAVALRRLTDAAEAIEDGDLEASPEVERSDEFADLATAFDNMRESLGEALEESEAARQDAEAAREEAETAQREAEAFNERLIEHATEIGDAMTAAADGDFTRRLETDVDVDAVERIAVAYEEMSGGLSETVEEIREFAAVVESASDSVAADAADVERRNQALADDIRELATDIEQQADRLETAIAETNDLSATIEEVASTTDEVAQQSSEAADAGTTGAERVEEAIDAIQTVEDAVAQLDALVAELDDRMGEVEATTGLVDDIAEQTNILALNANIEASHASEAGSGFAVVADEVKQLAEETQAAIDEIETIIAGARADVDDVTDEMDATSERIDASVETITAAGETLAQLTDTVDDVDDAMGEIARATDDAAAATEEVAATIDTVGEAAADVADRSHSLADTAAETAETMSDVRRQADDLSDRTAELIDRLAAFETRSGSGESAGTAGAATAVGDADD, encoded by the coding sequence ATGAGTACGACACGGCTTTCCGGGCAGATCACTGCCCACTACAGCAGGCGGATCGGCGCGGCGTTGCTCGTCACGCTCGCCGTGACCCTCGCGTTCGGGACGCTCTTTGCAGTCCACGCGGCGAATACGGGAGCGGGGACGGCGTCGGTCGCCGGGACACTGTTCGTCGTGGTACTGAACATCGGCCTGCTCGGGATCGTCCTCGGCGGGAACGCCGCCGTCGCGCTCCGTCGGCTGACCGACGCCGCGGAGGCGATCGAAGACGGCGACCTCGAAGCCAGTCCCGAGGTCGAACGCAGCGACGAGTTCGCCGATCTCGCAACGGCGTTCGACAACATGCGTGAGTCACTCGGCGAGGCCTTAGAGGAGTCGGAAGCCGCCCGCCAGGACGCCGAAGCCGCCCGCGAAGAGGCCGAGACCGCCCAGCGGGAGGCGGAAGCGTTCAACGAACGGCTCATCGAGCACGCGACAGAGATCGGCGACGCGATGACCGCGGCCGCCGACGGTGACTTCACTCGCCGGTTGGAGACGGACGTCGACGTCGACGCGGTCGAACGGATCGCCGTGGCCTACGAGGAGATGAGCGGCGGGCTCTCCGAGACGGTCGAGGAGATCCGTGAGTTCGCCGCCGTCGTCGAGTCCGCGAGCGACTCCGTCGCGGCCGACGCGGCCGACGTCGAGCGACGGAACCAGGCCCTCGCCGACGACATCCGGGAGTTGGCCACCGATATCGAACAGCAGGCGGATCGACTCGAAACGGCGATCGCGGAGACGAACGACCTCTCGGCGACGATCGAGGAGGTGGCCTCGACGACCGACGAGGTCGCACAGCAGTCCAGCGAGGCGGCCGACGCCGGGACGACCGGTGCCGAACGTGTCGAGGAGGCGATCGACGCCATCCAGACCGTCGAGGACGCCGTCGCACAACTAGACGCGCTCGTCGCGGAGTTGGACGACCGGATGGGTGAGGTCGAGGCGACGACCGGACTCGTCGACGACATCGCCGAACAGACGAACATCCTCGCGCTGAACGCCAACATCGAGGCGTCACACGCGAGCGAGGCCGGGTCCGGGTTCGCCGTCGTCGCCGACGAGGTCAAACAGCTCGCCGAGGAGACCCAGGCCGCCATCGACGAGATCGAGACGATCATCGCCGGCGCACGGGCCGACGTCGACGACGTGACCGACGAGATGGACGCGACCAGCGAACGCATCGACGCCAGCGTGGAGACGATCACCGCTGCGGGCGAGACGCTCGCGCAACTCACCGATACCGTCGACGACGTCGACGACGCGATGGGCGAGATCGCACGGGCGACCGACGACGCCGCGGCCGCGACGGAAGAAGTAGCTGCGACGATCGACACCGTCGGCGAGGCCGCGGCCGACGTGGCCGACCGTTCGCACAGTCTCGCCGACACCGCTGCCGAGACGGCAGAGACGATGAGCGACGTACGGAGACAGGCCGACGACCTCTCCGACCGGACGGCCGAACTCATCGACCGGCTCGCGGCGTTCGAGACACGTTCGGGGAGCGGCGAGTCGGCAGGGACTGCCGGAGCGGCGACCGCAGTTGGTGATGCCGATGATTAG
- a CDS encoding excinuclease ABC subunit C — MDTDGVRTRAADLPREPGIYQFEDTDERVLYVGKAVDLRDRVRSYADPRSDRIAAMVERARTIDFSVTDTETQALLLEANLIKRHRPPYNVRLKDDKSYPLVQLTDHAVPRIEVTRDPAEGATVYGPFTDKGRVEVVLKALREIYGLRGCSDHKYRNRDRPCLDYEMGICSAPCTGEISAADYGEDVENVERFFEGETGVLTDPLRRAMEGAAAEQAFERAANLRDKLDAVEAFVGESDTAVSDASARATTDVLGAAFEGETAVVARLHAEGGKLVERDRHTLAVPDGEGTDAVYRAFIPQYYAEREFPDRILCAEDPADADIEAWLAAEGVDLRVPGAGREATLVDLALKNARRRGGADDELGALADALGIDRPDRIEGFDVSHAQGRAVVGSNVSFVDTKAEKADYRRKKLSERNDDYANMRELVRWRATRAVEGRDDRPDPDLLVIDGGDGQLGAARDALTEVGWDVPAIALAKDEELVVTPDGVYDWPDDAPQLHLLQRIRDEAHRFAVQYHQTVRDEVSTALDEVPGIGPETRKRLLRRFGSVEGVRSASLTELRTVDGIGERTAETIRTRLN, encoded by the coding sequence ATGGACACCGACGGGGTCCGAACACGTGCCGCCGACCTGCCGCGTGAGCCGGGAATCTATCAGTTCGAAGATACCGACGAGCGGGTACTGTATGTCGGCAAGGCCGTCGATCTCCGGGACCGTGTCAGATCCTACGCCGACCCGCGCAGTGACCGCATCGCTGCGATGGTCGAACGCGCCCGGACGATCGACTTCTCGGTGACCGACACGGAGACACAGGCGCTCTTGCTGGAGGCGAACCTCATCAAGCGCCACCGGCCCCCGTACAACGTCCGGCTGAAAGACGACAAGTCCTATCCGCTGGTCCAGTTGACCGACCACGCGGTTCCACGGATCGAGGTGACCCGCGATCCTGCCGAGGGAGCGACCGTCTACGGCCCCTTCACCGACAAGGGCCGCGTCGAGGTCGTCCTGAAGGCGCTCCGGGAGATCTACGGGCTCCGTGGCTGTTCGGACCACAAGTACCGGAACCGGGACCGTCCCTGTCTGGACTACGAGATGGGGATCTGTTCGGCCCCCTGTACCGGGGAGATATCGGCAGCCGACTACGGCGAAGACGTCGAGAACGTCGAGCGGTTCTTCGAGGGCGAGACCGGCGTCCTCACTGATCCGCTCCGGCGTGCTATGGAGGGGGCGGCGGCCGAGCAGGCCTTCGAGCGAGCGGCCAACCTCCGGGACAAACTCGACGCCGTCGAGGCGTTCGTCGGGGAGAGCGATACCGCGGTCAGCGACGCCAGCGCCCGCGCGACGACCGACGTACTTGGTGCTGCCTTCGAGGGAGAGACGGCCGTCGTCGCCCGACTTCACGCCGAGGGCGGGAAACTCGTCGAACGCGACCGGCACACGCTGGCCGTCCCCGACGGCGAGGGGACCGACGCCGTCTACCGCGCGTTCATCCCCCAGTACTACGCCGAGCGGGAATTCCCCGACAGGATCCTCTGTGCCGAGGACCCCGCCGACGCGGACATCGAGGCGTGGCTCGCCGCCGAGGGCGTCGACCTCCGGGTTCCCGGTGCCGGCCGGGAGGCGACACTCGTCGACCTCGCGCTCAAGAACGCACGCCGCCGCGGTGGCGCCGACGACGAACTCGGCGCACTCGCCGACGCGCTCGGTATCGACCGCCCCGACCGGATCGAGGGGTTCGACGTGAGCCACGCACAGGGGCGTGCCGTCGTCGGCTCGAACGTTTCCTTCGTGGATACGAAAGCGGAGAAGGCCGACTACCGACGAAAGAAGCTCAGTGAGCGAAACGACGACTACGCCAACATGCGCGAACTCGTCCGCTGGCGGGCCACACGCGCGGTCGAGGGACGGGACGACCGCCCGGACCCCGACCTGCTGGTGATCGACGGCGGGGACGGACAGTTGGGTGCTGCTCGTGACGCGCTGACCGAGGTCGGCTGGGACGTACCGGCGATCGCACTCGCCAAGGACGAAGAACTGGTCGTCACCCCCGACGGCGTCTACGACTGGCCCGACGACGCGCCCCAACTCCACCTCCTCCAGCGGATTCGCGACGAGGCCCACCGCTTTGCAGTTCAGTACCACCAGACCGTTCGGGACGAGGTGTCGACCGCGCTGGACGAGGTGCCGGGCATCGGCCCCGAGACGCGGAAGCGACTGCTCCGACGCTTCGGCAGCGTCGAGGGCGTTCGCTCGGCCTCGCTGACAGAGCTCCGGACTGTCGACGGCATCGGTGAACGAACCGCCGAGACGATCCGGACCCGGCTGAACTGA
- a CDS encoding zinc ribbon domain-containing protein — protein MRTDPRCPHCNEKVSATASWCMHCGQDFDEPREAGSGELTEALARGDSDAVAGRLTDSEHGPGAIGVGVAIVALVTLPTVAPPGLTFFYLAAVVAVGYLAAQQQGTSDALSRGAQLLALTPLLLWLLSAALYAVPPITALLGPIVYAVLVLLLARRIDSSLVG, from the coding sequence ATGCGAACTGATCCCCGCTGTCCCCACTGTAACGAGAAGGTCAGCGCCACGGCCTCCTGGTGTATGCACTGCGGACAGGATTTCGACGAGCCACGGGAGGCGGGTAGTGGTGAACTCACGGAGGCGCTCGCACGTGGTGACAGCGACGCCGTCGCCGGTCGCCTCACCGACAGCGAACACGGGCCGGGCGCGATCGGCGTGGGGGTGGCGATCGTGGCGCTGGTCACGCTCCCGACCGTCGCCCCGCCGGGGCTGACCTTCTTCTACCTCGCGGCCGTCGTCGCCGTCGGCTACCTGGCCGCCCAGCAACAGGGTACGAGCGACGCGCTCTCCCGTGGCGCGCAACTGCTCGCGCTTACCCCTCTCCTGTTGTGGTTGCTCTCTGCCGCACTGTACGCTGTTCCCCCGATCACTGCGCTGCTCGGTCCGATCGTCTACGCCGTGCTCGTCCTCCTCCTCGCCCGCCGGATCGACAGCTCTCTCGTCGGGTGA